The genomic stretch AGAAATTATGGGAGATGCTTTTAAAGCTGATATAACAATAACTTTTGGGTATCTTAAAATAGGTCATATAATGTACCCAGCAATTGATTATATAGGGAATTTAAAATTGGTAGAATTATCTTTTTTTAAAGAAAGATATACTAGAAAGCTCGTAAATGAAGAACAAGTAAAAAATTTTTTTCCTTTAAGAAAAGAGAATTCAAACAAATTCACTTATGGAAAAGTATGCATATTGGCTGGTAGTGTCCAATATCCGGGAGCTTCTGTTTTAACAGCTTTAGGGGCAATAAAAAGTGGTGCAGGTATGGTTCAATTGATAACTCCAAATAGAACTGAAAGTATAATAAATATAGAACCATCTGTTATTTATCGAAGTTTAGATAAAGATTATTTTGAAAAAGAAGACTTAGAAATTATAAATAAAGACCTTAAAGCTGCAAATACTATAATAATTGGACCAGGTATAACAAAAAATTCAATAGAATTTGTTAATGAAATAATAGATAATTATACGGAGAAAAAAATAATATTAGATGCCGATGCTTTATATGCAATAAAAAATAAAAAACTTAGAAAAAATATTCTAATAACTCCTCATCCTGGAGAAATAAAAAAATTTACAGATCAAAAAATAAAGACTGTGTATGAAATAGAAGAATTAAGTAAAAATTTAAATTGCAATATTTTGTATAAAAATTCAACGAATATAATAACAGATTCCCAAAATACTTATTTTAATGTTTTGGGAGGAAGTTTTTTATCTAAAGGTGGAACTGGAGATCTTTTATCTGGCTTGATAGGAGGATTTTCAGCTCAAGGTTGTAATTTGATGGAATCTTCAATAATATCTACTTATATACTATATAAAACAGGAAGAAAGTTACAAGAAGAATATACATCAAATTATATGACTCCAATTTTGATATTAAATAACATATATAAAACAATTAAAGAGTTAATTTAAGAAAGTAGGTGAAACAAATAATATATATAATATCTGGTGGTAATAATTATAGTTCTGATGATTTTTATTTAAAAAACATAAAAAAAGCAAATATAAATATAGCATGTGATTCTGGAATTAAAATATATAAAAAAATGAATTTTATTCCTGATTATTTAATAGGAGATATGGATTCAGCAAAGACTGAAGATATTGAATGGGCAAAAAAAAATAAAGTGAAAATATTAAAATATCCTTCTGAGAAAGATGAAATAGATACAGAATTAGCATTAATTTTAGCTAATGATTTACGAATTAAAGATGTAGTACTTTCTAATGTCACAGGTACAAGAATAGATCAAACAATAGCTTCCATATATTTAATAGCAAAATATGATAATTTAAATGCTATCATAAGAGAAGAAAACATAGAAATAGGAATAATAAAAAGTAAAAAAACTTTAAAAGCAATAAAAGGTGAGACATGGTCTATAATACAAATCGGTGGTAAAGTAGAAGGTATAAGTTTAGTAGGTTTTAAGTATAAATTAAAAGATTATAATTTAGATGAATATACGCCTCTTGGAATAAGTAATGAAGCTATCTCTGATGAGGTTGAAATAGAGTTAAAAACTGGAAATATAGCTTATATTAGAACTATAGGTAAAAAAGCATAATGGAGGTGGAATAATGTCTGAAAAAAAAGAAATTATAGATAAGTATATAGATGAAACTAATAAAAAAAACATACCTGATAAATTACCAGCAATAGCCACAAGGGCAAAAATGCTTATATATCCGAATACAGTGATACCCATGTTTGTTGGAAGAGAGAAATCAATAAAAGCCTTAGAAGAATCATTAGAGAAATATGAAAATTATATATTTTTAGTATCTCAGAAAAAAATAGAAGAAGAAGAACCAAAGGTAAAAGATTTATATAGAGTTGGAACTGTTGCGAGAATAGTTCAACTTAGTAAATTACCAAATGGAGATTATAAAGTTTTAGTTGAAGGTATAAAAAGGGCAAAAATAAAAAAAACTGTAGAAAGTAAAAAAATTTTTATGTTTGAAATAGAAATGTATAATAGTGATTTGAAAACAGATAAAAAAATTGAAGCACTTGTTAGAAAGATAAAAGAATTATTAAAAAAATATATGGAATTAACTAAAAAATTTCCTCAAGAGGCTATTTTAGCTATTGAAGAAACTTCAGAGCCAGAAATAATAAGTGATTTAGTAGCTT from Oceanotoga teriensis encodes the following:
- a CDS encoding thiamine diphosphokinase — encoded protein: MKQIIYIISGGNNYSSDDFYLKNIKKANINIACDSGIKIYKKMNFIPDYLIGDMDSAKTEDIEWAKKNKVKILKYPSEKDEIDTELALILANDLRIKDVVLSNVTGTRIDQTIASIYLIAKYDNLNAIIREENIEIGIIKSKKTLKAIKGETWSIIQIGGKVEGISLVGFKYKLKDYNLDEYTPLGISNEAISDEVEIELKTGNIAYIRTIGKKA
- a CDS encoding NAD(P)H-hydrate dehydratase → MYILDSEEIKRTDLKTIQTGIKEETLMEQAAFSIYQIIKDLNPKKVIAICGTGNNGGDALATIRLLKNFGIKADAYLNGTYEKCSLGMKKQIEIAKNYNVNFVGIESIGDYDIIIDGLIGNGLKGELREDTKILIDKLNNINCKKISVDIPSGICSDTGEIMGDAFKADITITFGYLKIGHIMYPAIDYIGNLKLVELSFFKERYTRKLVNEEQVKNFFPLRKENSNKFTYGKVCILAGSVQYPGASVLTALGAIKSGAGMVQLITPNRTESIINIEPSVIYRSLDKDYFEKEDLEIINKDLKAANTIIIGPGITKNSIEFVNEIIDNYTEKKIILDADALYAIKNKKLRKNILITPHPGEIKKFTDQKIKTVYEIEELSKNLNCNILYKNSTNIITDSQNTYFNVLGGSFLSKGGTGDLLSGLIGGFSAQGCNLMESSIISTYILYKTGRKLQEEYTSNYMTPILILNNIYKTIKELI